A window of Geotrypetes seraphini chromosome 16, aGeoSer1.1, whole genome shotgun sequence genomic DNA:
TAACCATAGTGTAGAATACGGCAAAAGCTCCATCTGCTGAATGGACAGAGTGAGGTCTCCAGTAGATAACCACAGGGGGtccaaagaataaaattaccacgGTGATGTGAGAGGCACAAGTGGAGAAGGTCCTTCGCCTCCCTTCTGCAGAGCTAATCTTCAGAATGGCCAAAATGATGTGTCCATAAGAGACCAAGATCAGAAGAAAACAGGTTGAAGCTACAATTCCATTGTTGACCAATATTACAAATTCATTGATAGAAGTGCTGGAGCAAGCCAGCTTCAAAACTGGAGGGATGTCACAGAAGAAATGTTCAACCAGGTTGGACTTACAAAAGGGCAACCTGAATGTTAGGACAGTGTGTATTGTGCCGTGGATAGAACCAGTCAGCCATGTTCCTGCAGCCATCTGGAGACAGACTCTCTTGCTCATAATCTTAGTGTAATGCAAGGGGTGACATATTGCAGCGTAACGATCGTACGCCATGACTGTGTAAAGAAAACACTCGGTGCCACCAAAGAAATGGAAGAAATACAGTTGCATGATGCACCCTGGGAATGAGATGGCTTTTCTCTCGTCCAGAAGATTTACGAGAGTTTTGGGAACAGTTACTGAAGAAAACCAGATGTCTAAGAAAGATAAATTAAAGAGGAAAAAATACATGGGGGTATGAAGTTTGGGATCCATTCGAATTGTTACCAAGATTAGGAGGTTCCCCAATAGGGTGAAGATATAAATGAACAGAATCAGTATGAACAGAGGGATTGTCAGCTCTTCTGCATGTGGCAGTCCTAATAGAACAAATTCTTCCACTAATGTATAATTATCCTTTTCCATGGCTGGATAATCTAGAAGTTAACAGTGGTAATACTTATTATTGATAAGGCTGCATTAGTCCTAAGATATACACATCAAGTGGTTATGAGGTCTTCATCCTGACGATTTAACAAAATGTTTACtaaaatatttgaaatatgtattttttaagTAAAGTCTACCAACTTTCCAAGTAAACAAGATTTAAATGTGTATTTATTTCAAAATTCAAAAAGTTCATTTAGAATGCATTTATCAATTCTGTTGAAAAATGCAACCCTATATGTAGGAAAACCATATATCTAAATTTGAACTTTCCTTGGCAGTTATAAGATATTCCTAACTGGTCACTTACCGTGTAATTTCCAAAATGATAAGGAAAAGTGCTTTGCTTTCAGATTCCTGCCTCCTTTGGAGCCCCCTTGAGATCCATCTGTGGAATTAACCAAGGAACGGCCTGGATTGGAACTTCTGATTGGTTGGGGGTGAACTTCTGATTGGTTGGGGGTGAACAGAATTTTCAGAACTATTAGATACTGCCAAAGTGAGTCGACCTGGAAATGATATCTGCTCCTATTCATGTTTTGATGAGCTGTGATGGAGAT
This region includes:
- the LOC117350416 gene encoding olfactory receptor 10G4-like, whose amino-acid sequence is MEKDNYTLVEEFVLLGLPHAEELTIPLFILILFIYIFTLLGNLLILVTIRMDPKLHTPMYFFLFNLSFLDIWFSSVTVPKTLVNLLDERKAISFPGCIMQLYFFHFFGGTECFLYTVMAYDRYAAICHPLHYTKIMSKRVCLQMAAGTWLTGSIHGTIHTVLTFRLPFCKSNLVEHFFCDIPPVLKLACSSTSINEFVILVNNGIVASTCFLLILVSYGHIILAILKISSAEGRRRTFSTCASHITVVILFFGPPVVIYWRPHSVHSADGAFAVFYTMVTPMLNPLIYTLRNKEVKSAIMKLGGRHMTSINT